Proteins from a genomic interval of Candidatus Eisenbacteria bacterium:
- a CDS encoding TIGR00266 family protein has protein sequence MPTMHEVDYEILGSEMQFVKIELDPGEAVVGEAGAMMYLEDGIQMQTIFGDGSQQGGGGFMGALLGAGKRLLTGASLFMTVFQNQGQQKRKAAFAAPYPGKIVPLHLKELGGDLVAQKDSFLCAAKGVSIGIAFTRRFGAGLFGGEGFILQRLQGDGWCFVHAGGTLEEITLAPGQTLRVDTGCIVAMQPSVDYDIQLAGGIKTMLFGGEGLFLATLRGPGKVWLQSLPFSRLASRIYAAAPQTGGGGREQGSILGGLGNLLDGDGQ, from the coding sequence CGAAGTGGACTACGAGATTCTCGGCAGCGAAATGCAGTTCGTGAAGATCGAGCTGGATCCGGGTGAGGCCGTGGTCGGCGAGGCCGGCGCGATGATGTACCTCGAGGACGGCATCCAGATGCAGACGATCTTCGGGGACGGCTCGCAGCAGGGCGGCGGCGGCTTCATGGGCGCGCTGCTCGGCGCCGGCAAGCGGTTGCTGACCGGCGCGTCGCTGTTCATGACCGTTTTCCAGAACCAGGGCCAGCAGAAGCGCAAGGCGGCGTTCGCCGCGCCCTACCCGGGCAAGATCGTCCCGCTGCACCTCAAGGAGCTCGGCGGCGACCTGGTCGCGCAGAAGGACTCGTTCCTGTGCGCCGCCAAGGGTGTCTCGATCGGCATCGCCTTCACGCGGCGCTTCGGCGCGGGCCTGTTCGGCGGCGAAGGCTTCATCCTGCAGCGCCTGCAGGGCGACGGCTGGTGCTTCGTCCACGCCGGCGGAACGCTCGAGGAGATCACGCTGGCGCCGGGCCAGACGCTGCGCGTGGACACGGGCTGCATCGTCGCGATGCAGCCGAGCGTGGACTACGACATCCAGCTCGCGGGCGGCATCAAGACGATGCTGTTCGGCGGCGAGGGACTGTTCCTCGCGACGCTGCGCGGACCGGGCAAGGTGTGGCTGCAGTCGCTGCCGTTCTCGCGCCTGGCGAGCCGCATCTACGCCGCGGCACCGCAGACGGGCGGCGGCGGGCGCGAGCAGGGTTCGATCCTCGGCGGACTCGGCAACCTGCTGGACGGCGACGGGCAGTAG